One window from the genome of Kaistella carnis encodes:
- a CDS encoding primase-helicase family protein: protein MSNKTPYLRVGTTYYKTIEKPLISGDKISILVRWNRETIISDHGKTYVSKVPKYDGFCCIPEHLEYRQIVQGFYNIYNEIPFLPSSGKENFIDSIPFSMNFVEHIFGEQLEMGLDYLKILLQFPTQILPILCLVSKERVTGKTTFIKWLKEIFGLNMTYIKGDSFGSQFNSDWAAMLVVAIDEVFFDKKEITERLKYLSTTNKDKLEAKGKDREEVDFFAKFILCSNNEENFIQIDENEIRFWILKINPIKTENTEFLKNLISEIPDFLQFLIERKFSTEKKTRMWFSADEIRTKALQKLVFKNNNKLESKTLELLYEFFESNEDEEISVVPQDLLNMMNKMFRPTYWTRSDIRNLLKETWKLEPQKNGLTYIRYDIDFAGIFYQTNSVGRYFTIKKDFILNKYVELLN, encoded by the coding sequence ATGAGCAATAAAACTCCCTATTTACGAGTAGGAACGACCTACTACAAAACCATAGAAAAACCATTGATTTCTGGTGATAAAATTTCCATATTAGTTCGATGGAATCGAGAAACTATAATTAGCGATCACGGAAAAACCTACGTTTCTAAAGTACCGAAATATGATGGATTTTGCTGTATTCCAGAGCATTTAGAATACAGGCAAATCGTTCAAGGTTTCTATAATATTTACAATGAAATTCCATTTTTACCTTCATCTGGCAAGGAAAATTTTATAGATAGCATTCCATTTTCAATGAATTTTGTGGAGCATATTTTCGGTGAACAACTGGAAATGGGATTGGATTATTTAAAGATTCTACTGCAATTTCCAACACAAATTCTACCGATTTTATGCTTGGTCTCTAAAGAAAGAGTTACTGGAAAAACAACTTTTATTAAGTGGTTAAAAGAAATTTTTGGCTTGAATATGACTTATATTAAAGGAGATTCTTTCGGCAGCCAATTCAATTCCGATTGGGCAGCAATGTTGGTTGTAGCAATTGACGAAGTATTCTTTGATAAAAAAGAAATTACAGAACGATTAAAATATCTATCGACAACCAACAAAGATAAACTGGAAGCCAAAGGAAAAGATCGAGAAGAAGTCGATTTTTTCGCCAAGTTTATTTTGTGTTCCAATAATGAAGAAAATTTTATTCAAATCGATGAAAATGAAATCCGGTTTTGGATTTTAAAGATCAATCCAATCAAGACTGAAAACACAGAATTTCTAAAGAATCTCATTTCAGAAATTCCAGATTTTCTTCAGTTTTTAATTGAAAGAAAATTCTCAACTGAAAAGAAAACAAGAATGTGGTTTTCTGCGGATGAAATAAGAACAAAAGCACTACAGAAGTTGGTTTTCAAGAACAATAACAAGTTAGAATCGAAAACCTTAGAATTACTATACGAGTTCTTTGAAAGTAATGAGGATGAAGAAATTAGTGTAGTTCCGCAAGACTTACTCAACATGATGAACAAAATGTTTCGCCCAACTTATTGGACGAGAAGCGATATTCGAAATCTACTAAAAGAAACCTGGAAACTGGAGCCGCAAAAAAATGGCTTAACCTACATCAGGTATGACATCGATTTTGCAGGAATATTCTATCAAACTAATTCGGTTGGTCGCTATTTCACCATAAAAAAGGATTTTATCCTTAATAAATATGTTGAATTGTTGAATTGA
- a CDS encoding class I SAM-dependent methyltransferase, translating to MENYLDINRKLWNAKVDSHLKSDFYFVNEFIKGRTSLNSIELDLLGDIKDKKILHLQCHFGQDSISLSRLGAKVTGIDLSDKAIEAAKDLAAKCGTDTEFIVSDVYDLPNVLHQKFDIVYTTYGTIGWLPDLQKWAEVVSHFLKPSGKLIFVEFHPVVWMYDNDFTFVQYSYFNDKQIIETNEGTYADRTADVANEEVSWNHSLSEVLTSLLGENLQLQSFQEYNWSPYPCFRHIEEIEKGKYQIPQFGNKIPLVYSLVAEKK from the coding sequence ATGGAAAACTATCTCGACATCAACCGAAAATTATGGAATGCAAAAGTAGATTCGCACCTCAAATCTGATTTCTATTTTGTAAATGAATTTATAAAAGGCCGAACTTCTTTAAACTCAATCGAACTTGATCTTTTAGGAGATATTAAAGATAAAAAAATCCTGCATTTGCAATGTCATTTCGGACAGGATTCTATTTCACTTTCCCGACTCGGTGCAAAAGTTACAGGAATCGATTTGTCTGATAAAGCCATTGAAGCAGCAAAAGATTTAGCCGCGAAATGCGGAACAGATACCGAGTTTATCGTTTCAGATGTGTATGATTTGCCAAATGTTTTGCATCAGAAATTCGATATCGTTTATACCACTTACGGAACAATTGGTTGGCTTCCCGATTTGCAGAAATGGGCAGAAGTAGTTTCTCATTTTTTAAAACCCAGCGGCAAATTAATTTTCGTAGAATTTCATCCCGTCGTTTGGATGTACGATAATGACTTCACTTTTGTGCAATACAGTTATTTTAATGACAAACAGATTATAGAAACCAACGAAGGAACTTACGCAGACCGAACCGCCGATGTGGCCAATGAAGAAGTCAGTTGGAATCATTCTCTGTCCGAAGTTTTGACCAGTCTGTTAGGGGAGAATTTGCAGCTGCAATCGTTTCAGGAATACAATTGGTCGCCGTATCCATGTTTCCGCCATATCGAAGAAATCGAAAAAGGAAAATATCAAATTCCCCAGTTTGGAAATAAAATACCACTTGTTTATTCTCTGGTGGCAGAGAAAAAATAA
- a CDS encoding EamA family transporter: MWWIYALLSAFFAALTAIFAKVGVENVNSNLATAIRTVVVLIMIWMIVFFRNEYKAIGELSSRNWIFLTISGFATGLSWIFYFKALQMGEVSKVAGIDKLSLALTIIFAVIFLGETLTWKTAVGAGLIIAGTLFLIWK; the protein is encoded by the coding sequence ATGTGGTGGATTTACGCTTTACTTTCGGCTTTCTTTGCTGCATTAACTGCGATTTTTGCGAAAGTCGGCGTAGAAAATGTAAACTCGAATCTGGCGACTGCCATTAGAACAGTGGTTGTTTTGATCATGATTTGGATGATCGTTTTCTTCCGAAACGAATATAAAGCAATCGGCGAATTATCTTCCCGAAACTGGATTTTCCTTACCATCTCAGGATTCGCAACCGGACTTTCCTGGATCTTTTACTTTAAAGCATTACAAATGGGCGAAGTTTCAAAAGTTGCCGGAATCGATAAACTCAGTTTGGCCTTAACTATTATTTTTGCAGTCATATTTTTAGGGGAAACCTTAACCTGGAAAACAGCCGTTGGCGCAGGTTTAATTATCGCTGGAACTTTATTTTTAATCTGGAAATAA
- the hisS gene encoding histidine--tRNA ligase, which produces MKPSLAKGTRDFSAEEVYRRKFIINILQKNFELFGFQPLETPSFENLSTLTGKYGEEGDRLIFKILNSGDYASKTKEEDWSAKNSQKLISQISEKALRYDLTVPFARYVAMNHGQMTFPFKRYQIQPVWRADRPQKGRFREFYQCDADVVGSVSLWQEVELVQLYLKSFAELNVKVALHLNNRKILSGLAEFAGISDQLIDFTVALDKLDKIGKEGVVKELLEKNINQESIDKLDFLFNQSENALENLAQLKEKFQGNEIGTNGVEELEFVLTQSFELGISEESLKFDITLARGLDYYTGAIFEVKATDVAMGSIGGGGRYDNLTEVFGVKNIPGIGVSFGLDRIYLVMEELGLFPEDSVKTVQYLFANYGENESLAAMKIIGQLRAKGISAELYPESAKLKKQFTYAEKKGIPNLVFYGEQEISEGKITVKDLKTGEQIIQTTEEFLA; this is translated from the coding sequence ATGAAACCCAGTTTAGCCAAAGGAACCAGAGATTTTTCTGCCGAAGAAGTTTACAGAAGAAAATTCATCATCAATATTTTACAGAAGAATTTTGAACTCTTTGGTTTTCAGCCATTAGAAACTCCAAGTTTCGAAAATCTTTCTACATTAACGGGAAAGTACGGTGAAGAAGGAGATCGTTTGATTTTTAAAATTTTGAATTCCGGTGATTATGCTTCGAAGACAAAAGAGGAAGATTGGTCGGCTAAAAATTCGCAGAAACTGATTTCGCAGATTTCGGAAAAGGCGCTACGTTACGACTTAACCGTTCCTTTTGCAAGATATGTAGCCATGAATCACGGACAAATGACTTTCCCTTTTAAGCGGTATCAAATTCAGCCGGTTTGGCGCGCGGATCGTCCACAGAAAGGTCGTTTTCGTGAGTTTTATCAATGTGATGCTGATGTAGTAGGAAGTGTAAGTTTGTGGCAGGAAGTAGAATTGGTTCAATTGTATTTAAAGTCTTTTGCTGAATTGAATGTGAAAGTTGCACTTCATTTAAACAACAGAAAAATACTTTCTGGATTAGCAGAATTTGCCGGAATTTCTGACCAGTTAATTGACTTTACGGTTGCATTGGACAAACTGGATAAAATAGGTAAAGAAGGCGTTGTTAAAGAACTGTTAGAAAAAAATATCAATCAGGAATCAATCGATAAATTAGATTTTCTTTTTAACCAAAGTGAAAATGCTCTTGAAAATTTAGCACAGTTAAAAGAGAAATTCCAGGGCAATGAAATTGGAACAAACGGAGTAGAAGAACTGGAATTTGTTTTGACTCAATCCTTTGAATTAGGAATTTCCGAAGAAAGTTTAAAATTCGATATCACTTTAGCCAGAGGTCTTGATTATTATACCGGTGCGATTTTCGAAGTGAAAGCCACAGATGTTGCCATGGGTTCCATTGGCGGTGGCGGTCGTTATGATAATTTAACTGAAGTTTTCGGCGTGAAAAATATTCCGGGAATTGGAGTTTCGTTTGGTCTCGACCGAATTTATTTGGTGATGGAAGAACTAGGATTATTTCCGGAGGATTCGGTGAAAACGGTGCAATATCTTTTTGCCAATTATGGAGAAAATGAATCTTTGGCCGCGATGAAAATTATCGGTCAACTTCGCGCGAAAGGAATTTCTGCAGAACTCTATCCTGAATCTGCAAAATTGAAAAAGCAGTTTACCTACGCCGAAAAGAAAGGAATTCCAAACTTGGTTTTCTATGGCGAGCAGGAAATTTCAGAAGGAAAAATTACCGTTAAGGATTTGAAAACCGGAGAACAAATTATTCAGACGACAGAAGAGTTTCTAGCCTAA
- a CDS encoding GNAT family N-acetyltransferase — MEINIRKIQKSDNTLLAEIIRSCFHDFNVPTPGTVYEDPTTDHLSELFNEENSALFVAEVDGELCGCCGIFPTEGLPEKCGELVKFYIHKDFRGKGLGKKLMEKSIEFAKNAGYQSIYIESLPEFSTAVSIYEKQGFSYLEKPLGNSGHSGCNLWMIKHL; from the coding sequence ATGGAAATTAATATTAGAAAAATTCAGAAGTCAGATAATACATTGTTGGCAGAAATAATACGCAGTTGCTTTCATGATTTTAATGTTCCTACGCCAGGAACTGTTTATGAAGATCCTACGACAGACCATTTATCGGAATTGTTTAACGAAGAAAATTCAGCATTGTTCGTTGCCGAAGTCGATGGCGAACTATGCGGTTGCTGCGGCATTTTTCCCACCGAAGGTTTGCCGGAAAAATGTGGCGAACTCGTTAAGTTTTATATTCACAAAGATTTTCGCGGAAAAGGTTTGGGCAAAAAATTAATGGAAAAAAGTATTGAGTTTGCAAAAAATGCCGGTTATCAATCAATTTATATAGAAAGTTTACCCGAATTTTCTACGGCAGTTTCAATCTACGAAAAGCAGGGTTTTAGTTATCTGGAAAAACCATTGGGCAATTCTGGACATAGCGGCTGCAACCTTTGGATGATCAAGCATCTTTAG
- a CDS encoding HRDC domain-containing protein, whose product MKVQIFKIRLSDEFIYADQKVLDRFLQENNILKYETAFVKEDESYWSVVLYFEESKVQVNEPKPEKYSAALEELNHDEIKIMDSLKLWRSEKAREKSLPVYLIATNKELFSIAKYKPAKKEELLDIKGFGKYKIENYGEEIIEILETV is encoded by the coding sequence ATGAAAGTTCAAATATTTAAAATACGATTGTCAGACGAATTTATTTACGCTGACCAAAAAGTGCTCGATCGTTTTCTACAGGAAAACAATATTCTAAAATACGAAACTGCCTTTGTAAAGGAGGACGAAAGTTACTGGTCGGTGGTTCTCTATTTCGAAGAATCAAAAGTACAGGTCAACGAACCGAAACCTGAAAAATATAGTGCCGCACTGGAAGAACTCAACCATGATGAAATAAAAATTATGGATTCGCTGAAATTATGGCGCTCGGAAAAAGCGCGTGAAAAAAGTCTGCCTGTATATTTGATTGCGACAAACAAAGAATTGTTTTCCATCGCCAAATATAAACCTGCGAAAAAAGAAGAGCTGCTTGACATCAAAGGTTTCGGTAAATATAAAATCGAAAATTATGGAGAGGAAATCATTGAGATTTTAGAAACGGTTTAA
- a CDS encoding single-stranded DNA-binding protein: MSLRNKVTLIGRTGKDVEIVQFENGKLAKVSLATSDYYTNAMGEKVEETQWHNLVCNGKLADLMEKYVEKGKEIAVEGKIVYRNYDDKEGQKRYITEVRVDQLVLLGSK; the protein is encoded by the coding sequence ATGTCACTAAGAAACAAAGTTACCTTAATCGGTAGAACAGGAAAAGACGTCGAAATTGTACAATTCGAGAACGGAAAATTAGCGAAAGTAAGTTTAGCAACCAGCGATTACTACACCAACGCCATGGGCGAAAAAGTGGAAGAAACGCAATGGCACAATTTGGTCTGCAACGGAAAACTGGCCGACCTGATGGAAAAATACGTAGAAAAAGGGAAAGAGATCGCCGTAGAAGGTAAGATCGTCTACCGCAATTACGACGATAAAGAAGGGCAAAAACGCTATATCACAGAAGTTCGGGTGGATCAACTTGTCCTTTTGGGAAGTAAATAG